A genomic region of Larus michahellis chromosome 21, bLarMic1.1, whole genome shotgun sequence contains the following coding sequences:
- the INKA2 gene encoding PAK4-inhibitor INKA2 isoform X1, translating to MDHHLRRLKQELLSMKEVGDGLHEQMNCMMGALQELKLLQVQTALEQLDISGSRSAVSGAEQRQCCQSSWEVPRVRRDEQPRQEASLEERSPTSLACAVPQPVGLSPPAGIPEGSHLRDTPSSFRSLCGEDVCHPKGHSSVSIRAEHVRPRTFEPSSQGTAGGWPACRECPGCDDGHDWTSSLMSQSRNRQPLVLGDNIFADLVGNWLDLPELDKKGEQSEESLSLSRSQELCRKFSLTANIFKKFLRSVRPDRDRLLKEKPCWLPPEDKQPQISKRPKKLNKLKGTFYFPLHGNIQNHHSKAERCPKAESISEKPRTGTKKVPDTIDYTQSGFDINTAVWV from the exons aTGGACCACCACCTGCGCCGGCTGAAGCAGGAGCTG CTATCCATGAAGGAGGTCGGAGACGGGCTGCACGAGCAGATGAACTGTATGATGGGTGCCCTGCAGGAGCTGAAACTCCTCCAGGTGCAGACAGCGTTGGAGCAGCTGGACATCTCAGGGAGCCGAAGCGCTGTGTCTGGCGCTGAGCAGCGCCAGTGCTGCCAAAGCAGCTGGGAGGTGCCCAGGGTCCGGCGGGACGAGCAGCCGCGGCAGGAGGCATCGCTGGAGGAGCGGAGCCCCACGTCCCTCGCGTGTGCCGTGCCACAGCCAGTGGGTTTGTCCCCTCCCGCTGGGATCCCAGAGGGCAGCCACCTTAGAGACACCCCCTCCTCCTTCAGGAGCCTCTGCGGTGAGGATGTTTGTCACCCAAAAGGACACTCCTCCGTGTCAATCAGAGCAGAGCATGTCCGCCCAAGGACATTCGAGCCCAGTAgccagggcacagctggagggTGGCCGGCATGCCGGGAGTGCCCGGGATGCGATGATGGCCATGACTGGACATCCTCCCTAATGTCCCAGAGCAGGAATCGGCAGCCGCTGGTCTTGGGGGATAACATCTTCGCAGACTTGGTTGGGAACTGGTTGGATCTGCCAGAGCTGGATAAGAAGGGGGAGCAGAGCGAGGAGTCTCTGTCCTTGAGCAGAtcccaggagctctgcaggaaGTTCTCCCTCACAGCCAACATCTTCAAGAAGTTCCTGAGGAGCGTTCGGCCAGACCGAGACAGGCTTCTCAAGGAGAAACCTTGCTGGCTTCCGCCCGAAGACAAACAGCCCCAAATTTCTAAGAGACCCAAAAAATTGAACAAACTCAAGGGGACATTTTACTTCCCACTTCATGGGAACATCCAGAACCAtcacagcaaagcagagaggtGCCCAAAGGCAGAAAGCATTAGTGAGAAGCCCAGAACTGGCACCAAAAAAGTCCCCGATACCATAGACTACACCCAGTCTGGGTTTGACATCAATACAGCCGTTTGGGTCTGA
- the INKA2 gene encoding PAK4-inhibitor INKA2 isoform X2, producing MKEVGDGLHEQMNCMMGALQELKLLQVQTALEQLDISGSRSAVSGAEQRQCCQSSWEVPRVRRDEQPRQEASLEERSPTSLACAVPQPVGLSPPAGIPEGSHLRDTPSSFRSLCGEDVCHPKGHSSVSIRAEHVRPRTFEPSSQGTAGGWPACRECPGCDDGHDWTSSLMSQSRNRQPLVLGDNIFADLVGNWLDLPELDKKGEQSEESLSLSRSQELCRKFSLTANIFKKFLRSVRPDRDRLLKEKPCWLPPEDKQPQISKRPKKLNKLKGTFYFPLHGNIQNHHSKAERCPKAESISEKPRTGTKKVPDTIDYTQSGFDINTAVWV from the coding sequence ATGAAGGAGGTCGGAGACGGGCTGCACGAGCAGATGAACTGTATGATGGGTGCCCTGCAGGAGCTGAAACTCCTCCAGGTGCAGACAGCGTTGGAGCAGCTGGACATCTCAGGGAGCCGAAGCGCTGTGTCTGGCGCTGAGCAGCGCCAGTGCTGCCAAAGCAGCTGGGAGGTGCCCAGGGTCCGGCGGGACGAGCAGCCGCGGCAGGAGGCATCGCTGGAGGAGCGGAGCCCCACGTCCCTCGCGTGTGCCGTGCCACAGCCAGTGGGTTTGTCCCCTCCCGCTGGGATCCCAGAGGGCAGCCACCTTAGAGACACCCCCTCCTCCTTCAGGAGCCTCTGCGGTGAGGATGTTTGTCACCCAAAAGGACACTCCTCCGTGTCAATCAGAGCAGAGCATGTCCGCCCAAGGACATTCGAGCCCAGTAgccagggcacagctggagggTGGCCGGCATGCCGGGAGTGCCCGGGATGCGATGATGGCCATGACTGGACATCCTCCCTAATGTCCCAGAGCAGGAATCGGCAGCCGCTGGTCTTGGGGGATAACATCTTCGCAGACTTGGTTGGGAACTGGTTGGATCTGCCAGAGCTGGATAAGAAGGGGGAGCAGAGCGAGGAGTCTCTGTCCTTGAGCAGAtcccaggagctctgcaggaaGTTCTCCCTCACAGCCAACATCTTCAAGAAGTTCCTGAGGAGCGTTCGGCCAGACCGAGACAGGCTTCTCAAGGAGAAACCTTGCTGGCTTCCGCCCGAAGACAAACAGCCCCAAATTTCTAAGAGACCCAAAAAATTGAACAAACTCAAGGGGACATTTTACTTCCCACTTCATGGGAACATCCAGAACCAtcacagcaaagcagagaggtGCCCAAAGGCAGAAAGCATTAGTGAGAAGCCCAGAACTGGCACCAAAAAAGTCCCCGATACCATAGACTACACCCAGTCTGGGTTTGACATCAATACAGCCGTTTGGGTCTGA